Proteins encoded together in one Candidatus Paceibacterota bacterium window:
- the rpsO gene encoding 30S ribosomal protein S15, with amino-acid sequence MLSTTKKTKVIKNSAVHDKDTGSPEVQIALLTSKIEELARHLKKHDKDRHSRRGLLSMVADRQTHIKYLQKKHPKRYAAISKKLELKK; translated from the coding sequence ATGCTTTCAACGACCAAGAAGACAAAAGTGATCAAAAACTCGGCCGTCCACGACAAGGACACGGGTTCTCCTGAAGTTCAGATCGCGCTCCTCACCTCGAAAATCGAGGAATTGGCGCGCCATCTCAAGAAGCACGACAAGGACAGGCATTCCCGCAGGGGACTCCTCTCCATGGTCGCGGATCGCCAGACCCACATCAAATACCTCCAGAAGAAGCATCCAAAGAGGTATGCGGCGATCTCGAAGAAGCTCGAGCTCAAGAAATAA
- the xerA gene encoding site-specific tyrosine recombinase/integron integrase: MASLKELKTQFLEYTEIEKGRSLLTVRNYDRYISRFLIFLKKDSPSDITDASVREFRLWLNRQSTGNNKRTGDTLKKKTQNYYLIALRAFLKYLARQGVKSLAPERIELAKVSERHIEFMTNEELHRLLEAPLMTGETGNNLRAQKNEKAKKANDIKVLRDSAMLQLLFSTGLRVSELCSLSRDVDLSADEISIRGKGDKVRVVFLSDKAKSTLKAYLDKRDDMDDALFVKAGAEKRSKGRGDNESTALTTRSVERIVKQYASKAGIMTKRVTPHVIRHSFATDLLSNGADLRSVQELLGHSNIATTQIYTHVTDKHLRNIHKQFHNKKR, translated from the coding sequence ATGGCATCTCTCAAAGAATTAAAGACGCAGTTTCTCGAATACACTGAAATAGAAAAAGGCCGCAGCCTGCTTACGGTCCGAAATTATGATCGGTATATCAGCAGGTTCCTTATCTTCTTGAAGAAAGACTCCCCTTCCGACATCACCGATGCGTCCGTGCGCGAATTCCGTCTGTGGCTCAATCGCCAGTCTACGGGAAACAACAAAAGGACGGGCGATACTTTGAAAAAAAAGACGCAGAACTATTATCTGATCGCTCTGCGCGCGTTCCTGAAATATCTGGCGCGGCAGGGCGTGAAATCGCTCGCGCCCGAACGCATCGAATTGGCGAAAGTCAGCGAACGCCATATCGAGTTCATGACGAATGAAGAGCTGCATCGCCTGCTCGAGGCGCCGCTGATGACGGGCGAAACAGGGAATAACCTCCGCGCTCAAAAGAATGAGAAGGCAAAAAAAGCCAATGATATAAAGGTTTTACGAGACAGCGCCATGCTGCAGCTCCTGTTCTCGACCGGTTTGCGCGTGTCCGAGCTCTGTTCCCTCTCGCGCGATGTAGATCTGTCCGCCGATGAGATATCGATTCGAGGAAAAGGCGATAAGGTCCGCGTCGTCTTTCTTTCCGACAAAGCCAAATCGACGCTCAAAGCATATTTGGACAAGCGCGACGACATGGATGACGCTCTCTTCGTGAAAGCGGGCGCTGAAAAGCGATCCAAAGGCCGCGGCGATAATGAATCGACCGCGCTCACGACCCGTTCCGTCGAGCGTATCGTCAAACAATATGCGTCGAAGGCCGGCATCATGACGAAACGCGTGACGCCTCACGTTATCCGCCATTCGTTTGCGACCGATCTGTTGTCGAATGGCGCGGATCTGCGATCGGTGCAGGAGTTGCTGGGTCACTCGAATATCGCTACAACTCAAATCTATACGCATGTGACCGACAAACATCTGCGAAATATCCATAAACAGTTTCACAACAAGAAGAGATGA
- a CDS encoding exodeoxyribonuclease III, whose product MKIISWNVNGIRANIKKGGFDWMLAQNADIFCFQETKAHPEQLPPEVVMPHGYVSYFDHSKARKGYSGVAVYVKSTIKVEKAEYGFGIPELDQEGRQITLFFKPDSAKGAQKWAFINIYFPNGGGGPERLAYKLRYYGAFLTYIEKIRKSGYSIVFTGDVNTAHTEIDLARPKENAENTGFLPIERAWIDKVIAAKYVDTFRHLNPGKTGAYTYWDMKTFARERNVGWRIDYFFVSEDIVPKVKKSEMLSDILGSDHCPLFLNVAL is encoded by the coding sequence ATGAAAATCATCTCTTGGAACGTGAACGGTATCCGCGCCAATATCAAAAAAGGCGGCTTCGACTGGATGCTCGCGCAGAATGCCGATATCTTTTGCTTTCAGGAGACCAAGGCGCATCCGGAACAGCTTCCGCCTGAAGTCGTTATGCCTCACGGCTATGTCTCCTATTTCGACCATTCGAAAGCGCGCAAGGGCTATAGTGGCGTCGCTGTATATGTAAAGTCGACGATCAAAGTCGAGAAAGCCGAATATGGTTTCGGTATCCCTGAATTGGATCAGGAAGGACGTCAGATAACCTTGTTTTTCAAGCCTGATTCGGCAAAAGGCGCCCAGAAATGGGCTTTTATAAACATATATTTCCCTAACGGAGGCGGCGGCCCGGAGCGATTAGCCTACAAACTGCGATATTATGGCGCTTTTTTGACGTATATCGAGAAAATCCGTAAAAGCGGCTACTCGATCGTGTTTACTGGAGATGTGAATACGGCCCACACAGAAATCGATCTGGCGCGGCCGAAAGAGAATGCCGAGAATACCGGCTTTCTCCCTATCGAGCGCGCATGGATAGATAAAGTGATCGCCGCGAAATACGTCGATACCTTCCGTCACCTGAATCCGGGAAAGACGGGAGCCTATACCTATTGGGATATGAAGACGTTCGCGCGCGAAAGGAATGTCGGATGGCGCATCGATTATTTTTTCGTGAGCGAAGACATTGTCCCGAAGGTAAAAAAATCGGAGATGCTTTCCGACATCCTCGGATCGGACCACTGCCCTCTCTTTCTTAATGTGGCTTTGTAA
- a CDS encoding HD domain-containing protein, whose translation MKEKGATYTIPDEVSHVAETLEKQGFQAFLVGGCVRDLILGREPKDWDVTTDAIPEKITSAFSHTFYENDFGTVGVVNDETRDKRLEVVEVTPFRLEFGYSDKRRPDAVSFSDKLEDDLQRRDFTINALALKISKKGKGESFTGNITDLFDGQRDLKNRLIRTVGNPGERFREDALRIMRAVRIAAELDFEIEKETLEALKTHSNLLSHIAKERIRDEFVRIVMSNAPKKALELCKDLGILSFIAKEFEESFGIEQKGIHIYDVWNHLLYTIQHAADKKSSLEIRLAALFHDIGKPATRRFSHETNQYTFYGHEVVGARMTEKILRNLNFSKKMIDDVVKLVRWHMFFSDTEQISLSAVRRMIVNVGKDHIWDLMDVRTCDRIGSGRPKENPYRLRKYKAMIEEALRDPISVGMLKIDGKRLMEITGIEPGPKIGLILNALLEEVLDEAKLNTKEFLEKKAVELAKLPETELAKLAAIGKDKKARAEEEEIAKIRGKHGVK comes from the coding sequence ATGAAAGAGAAGGGGGCTACTTACACTATACCGGACGAAGTTTCTCATGTCGCAGAAACCCTTGAAAAACAGGGCTTTCAGGCCTTTCTGGTCGGCGGCTGCGTGCGCGATCTTATCCTCGGTCGCGAACCGAAAGACTGGGACGTGACGACTGACGCCATTCCGGAAAAGATAACCTCCGCGTTTTCCCATACATTCTATGAAAACGATTTCGGCACCGTCGGCGTCGTGAACGACGAAACCAGAGACAAACGGCTCGAGGTCGTCGAAGTGACGCCGTTCAGGCTCGAATTCGGATATTCGGACAAGCGCCGTCCCGATGCCGTGTCTTTTAGCGACAAACTCGAGGACGATCTTCAGCGGCGGGATTTCACTATAAACGCGCTTGCTCTAAAGATCAGCAAAAAGGGGAAGGGGGAGAGTTTCACGGGAAACATTACTGATCTCTTTGATGGTCAAAGAGACCTTAAAAATCGACTTATACGGACCGTAGGGAACCCGGGAGAGCGCTTTAGGGAAGACGCCCTTCGTATCATGAGAGCCGTCAGGATAGCTGCGGAATTGGATTTCGAAATCGAAAAAGAGACTCTGGAAGCCCTTAAAACCCACTCGAATCTGTTAAGCCATATAGCTAAAGAGCGTATTCGCGATGAATTCGTTCGGATCGTCATGTCGAATGCCCCTAAAAAGGCCCTTGAACTCTGCAAAGACCTTGGAATCCTTTCATTCATAGCCAAGGAATTTGAAGAGAGCTTCGGCATAGAGCAGAAGGGAATCCATATTTATGACGTCTGGAATCATCTGCTCTACACGATACAGCATGCCGCCGATAAGAAATCGAGCCTTGAAATAAGGCTTGCGGCGCTTTTTCATGATATCGGCAAACCAGCAACCCGCAGGTTTTCACATGAAACAAATCAATATACGTTCTACGGCCACGAGGTAGTGGGTGCCCGAATGACCGAGAAAATCCTCCGAAACCTCAATTTCTCGAAGAAAATGATAGACGATGTCGTGAAACTCGTCCGCTGGCATATGTTTTTCTCGGATACCGAGCAGATAAGCCTTTCGGCGGTTCGGCGTATGATCGTGAACGTGGGCAAAGACCATATTTGGGATCTTATGGATGTCCGTACATGCGATCGTATCGGCTCAGGTCGTCCAAAGGAAAATCCGTATAGGCTCCGCAAATATAAAGCCATGATCGAGGAAGCCCTTCGGGATCCGATATCGGTCGGCATGCTCAAAATAGACGGCAAGCGATTGATGGAGATAACAGGAATCGAACCGGGCCCGAAGATCGGGCTCATCTTGAACGCGCTTCTCGAAGAAGTCCTCGACGAAGCGAAATTGAATACGAAAGAATTCCTCGAAAAGAAAGCCGTCGAACTCGCTAAGCTTCCTGAAACCGAACTGGCTAAGCTCGCGGCGATAGGAAAGGATAAGAAAGCCCGCGCCGAAGAAGAAGAGATAGCTAAAATACGCGGCAAACACGGAGTAAAATAA
- a CDS encoding YraN family protein encodes MKVFTSDAQKKGKIGEDAVCTYLTNQGFLIVEKNFTRAWGEIDIVARKGGVTHFIEVKAVTHENTGLRPEDQMHSLKQKKLRRMIETYITGRRIGDWQFDVACVYLDMQERRARIKMLSDIILA; translated from the coding sequence ATGAAAGTATTCACATCTGATGCTCAAAAGAAAGGAAAGATCGGCGAAGACGCAGTTTGTACGTATTTAACCAATCAGGGTTTCTTGATCGTGGAAAAGAATTTCACCCGAGCATGGGGAGAAATAGATATAGTTGCTCGAAAGGGAGGAGTAACGCATTTTATCGAGGTCAAAGCTGTTACACATGAAAACACAGGCCTTAGACCCGAAGATCAAATGCATAGCCTTAAACAAAAAAAGCTCCGTCGAATGATCGAAACCTATATTACGGGGCGCAGGATAGGGGACTGGCAGTTCGACGTAGCCTGCGTGTACCTCGATATGCAAGAGAGAAGAGCCAGAATAAAGATGCTTTCGGACATTATTCTGGCCTGA
- a CDS encoding RNHCP domain-containing protein, giving the protein MASSKRFTRTIEDFTCEHCGAAVIGNGYTNHCPKCLWSKHVDRNPGDRLAACGGMMESVLAEKERSDYVITHRCAVCGFERRNKLQKGDDFDAFVAISKKSSERK; this is encoded by the coding sequence GTGGCCAGTTCAAAGCGATTTACGAGGACGATAGAGGACTTTACGTGCGAACATTGCGGCGCCGCAGTGATAGGAAACGGCTATACCAATCATTGTCCGAAATGCCTGTGGTCAAAGCACGTAGACAGGAATCCGGGCGATAGGCTTGCTGCATGCGGCGGCATGATGGAGTCTGTCCTGGCTGAAAAAGAGAGAAGCGATTACGTGATCACGCATAGATGCGCTGTCTGTGGTTTCGAGCGCAGGAACAAGCTCCAGAAAGGAGACGATTTCGACGCATTCGTCGCGATCTCTAAAAAGTCTTCGGAAAGAAAGTAG
- a CDS encoding Panacea domain-containing protein yields the protein MIALPETSYKKATQALNFLARKKDGKINKMKAIKLIYLADRLHIRKYGRPIIGDMYWAMKMGPVGSQVKRAAELSNMSEGALSYAKKYIQPADEKKHYVTSVKPVDLDVFSKTDLECLEAVYGQFSDKDQFELRDITHQYPEWSKHERYLKSGKKRVQMDYEDFFSSTEKDDPLFAENKSDLALAKETFDEMKEVSKFFAR from the coding sequence ATGATTGCTTTGCCTGAAACAAGCTATAAAAAAGCGACCCAGGCCCTGAACTTCCTCGCCCGAAAGAAAGACGGAAAGATCAATAAGATGAAGGCTATTAAGCTGATCTATCTTGCTGATCGTCTGCACATCCGTAAATATGGCCGTCCGATCATTGGGGATATGTATTGGGCGATGAAAATGGGCCCGGTCGGCTCTCAAGTTAAGAGAGCAGCAGAACTTTCGAATATGTCGGAAGGTGCTTTATCGTATGCAAAAAAATACATACAGCCTGCAGATGAAAAGAAACACTATGTCACTTCGGTTAAGCCTGTTGATCTTGATGTTTTCTCAAAGACCGATCTTGAATGTTTGGAAGCTGTATATGGACAATTTTCCGACAAGGATCAATTTGAACTCCGAGATATAACTCATCAATATCCTGAATGGTCAAAACATGAGCGTTATCTCAAATCTGGTAAGAAACGAGTGCAAATGGATTATGAGGACTTTTTCTCAAGCACGGAGAAGGATGACCCTTTGTTTGCGGAAAATAAATCAGATCTCGCGCTTGCAAAGGAAACTTTTGATGAAATGAAGGAAGTTTCGAAATTCTTTGCCCGCTAA